Genomic window (Pseudomonas xantholysinigenes):
GGGTTCATGGCCTGGGCGAGCCTGGCGCCGCTTGACCAGGGGGTGCCGGTGCAAGGCACCGTGGTGGTCTCGGGCAAACGCAAGGCGGTGCAGTCGATGGCGGCGGGCGTGGTGAGCCGGATCCTGGTCAGCGAGGGCCAGGCGGTGCATCAGGGCGAGCCGCTGTTCCGCCTCGACCGTACCCAGGCGCAGGCGGATGTCGAGGCCTTGCAGGCCCAGTACCGCATGACCCGCGCCAGCCTGGCGCGCTGGCAGAGCGAGCGCGACAACCTGGCCCAGGTGCGCTTTCCCGGTGAACTGCTGGAAGACACCGACGCCCGCCTGGCGTTGATCCTCGAAGGCCAGCGCCAGCTGTTCGACAGCCGCCGCCAGGCCCAGGCCCGCGAGCAGGGCGCGTTGGCAGCGAGCATCGATGGCTCCCAGGCCCAGCTGGGCGGCATGCGCCGCGCCCGTGGCGACCTGCAGGCCCAGGCCGACTCCCTGCGCGAGCAGCTCGACAGCCTGCGACCGCTCGCCGGCGATGGCTACATCCCGCGCAACCGCGTGCTCGAGTACCAGCGCCAGTTGTCTCAGGTGCAGCGTGACCTGGCGCAGAACGCCGGCGAAAGCGCACGCCTGGAGCAGGTGATCGTCGAGGCCCGGCTCAACCTGCAACAGCGCCGCGAGGAATACCAGAAGGAGGTGCGCAGCCAGCTGGCCGAGGCCCAAGTCAAGGCCGCGACCCTGGAGCAGCAGCTCAACTCCGCGCAGTTCGAGCTGCAGCACAGCGAAATCCTCGCGCCTGCCGACGGCATCGCGGTCAACCTCGGCGTGCACACCGAAGGCGCCGTGGTGCGGGCCGGCGACACCCTGCTGGAGATCGTGCCCCAGGGCACCGCGCTGGAAGTGGAAGGGCGCCTGCCGGTGAACCTGGTGGACAAGGTGGCCTTGCAGCTGCCGGTGGACATCCTGTTCACCGCGTTCAACCAGAACCGCACGCCGCGGGTGAGCGGGGAGG
Coding sequences:
- a CDS encoding HlyD family type I secretion periplasmic adaptor subunit; translation: MSRHDRDARFHVRLGWALTLLGFGGFMAWASLAPLDQGVPVQGTVVVSGKRKAVQSMAAGVVSRILVSEGQAVHQGEPLFRLDRTQAQADVEALQAQYRMTRASLARWQSERDNLAQVRFPGELLEDTDARLALILEGQRQLFDSRRQAQAREQGALAASIDGSQAQLGGMRRARGDLQAQADSLREQLDSLRPLAGDGYIPRNRVLEYQRQLSQVQRDLAQNAGESARLEQVIVEARLNLQQRREEYQKEVRSQLAEAQVKAATLEQQLNSAQFELQHSEILAPADGIAVNLGVHTEGAVVRAGDTLLEIVPQGTALEVEGRLPVNLVDKVALQLPVDILFTAFNQNRTPRVSGEVALVSADQLIDERTGQPYYVLRSTVSDEALARLQGLSIRPGMPAELFVRTGERSLLNYLFKPLLDRAGTALTEQ